The sequence GCAAAGACAAAGTTTGGGGGATGTTGGGAGTTGCACAACAAGAAAACTTCacctaaaacaaaataaaattgcACTTCCAAAGTAGAGCAAAAGGGATGTCATTAGACAAATTCCTCCCCCTGCGTACTTGTTTGAAATGATAAATAAGCAACAGCAGCTGTTTTTTTCCACAGGCATTGGGCTGCCTGCCGTAACCTGTCCAAAGGCCCCGAGCAGTTTTTCAGAAAGCAGCTTGCGTCTCACCATGCTGTGGCTGAGCCCACACTCTTCCACAGAAAATCCTGCTTCCTTATACAGAATTGGGCTCAATAACAGTGGGCCTCCAGTGCATTTAGTAACCGCTGATTAGTTATTGTAATTGGTGGTTCTGGACTGCAGGAAACAAGTGACACAGGTGGAAAAGGGGAAGtgatgcgggggggggggggggcacctacTGAAGAATTTAGAGTTCCTTTTCTTCGTCGTCCTCCCAATGGAGTCCACCACTTTCCTGAGGGggtgaggagaaagaggaaagaatgtgtgtgtatgtgtgtgtgagacagagagagagagagagagagagaaagaaagaaagaaagaaagagagagagagagagagagacatgtatgaagaaaaacaaaatgtatgttAAAGGTCAATGCTGAAATCTTTTTACGTGCTCTTGTTATAAAAGCCTAAAGCCCGCACCAGATGGTACAGGAATTGCTGATGTTATCTAAACACATGCGCCTGTTACAGGCAGGCAAAAGCTCCATGCCCTCCATGTTCAGGAATGCACAGGACACACTAAGTCACACACAAGCGGAACCCTTCAGTGGGAGGAGTGCTTTACAGCCTGTTGCTGGAAATGGAACACCTTATTTCCCGTTAACCGTTGCTCTATTCATATTTTTAGAAAGTCATACAGTTTAATGACACAGTGACCCGAAATGATACAGTTACTTTATCATTATACATTAATTTCAGATACATTTTGAGAAACATTAATTTAAGGTAAAGTTCTTCTCATCTTTGAACAAGCTTGCCTGACTTGTATTGATTGACAAGAGGTGTCTTCAGTAGTTTTTCTTACCTTAGTTCTACCTCGTTCCAGCTGAATCGCATGTCATCGTTTTCCTCCTCTGTAaaggtgcacacacagacacatgggtACTCAGTGTTACAAGTCAGGACAACTCCCATACAGTTCACACATTCATGATCCAGTTATCACACGTTCATGTAGTgacacttatatacacacagtaAGGCTGACAAGGATTTCTCCTCCATGTAAGTGTCTCATAGACACATAGTGCCAGCAGACAAGATTATCATCACGCCAGAGAGTCACACATGCATAGTGTTGGACATATAAAGGAGCAAATAACAGTATatggtcacactcacacacaaatacacagaaaagAAGAATGCGGTTAGCCACAGGTGCAGGTAAAAGTGAAATAAATACATGCGTGTGTACTAACTCACACAGAAAACCAGACCACATCCCTCGACCCAGAATACAGCGTGAAGCAGAGCAACACCATCACGGCTCAGAAACAAGCACGAGGCAAGACTGTTATGAGCCCCAgttctgtctatctttctctcttgctgtgtgtgtgtgtgtgcgcgttttgTCCAAACCTCCGGTTAAACTGTTTAAAAGGCTCCATGCCTCTCTGATCTGGGGTATTCCGAGAAGAGCTTCCATTCAGTTCGAGTCTGAGTGCGTGTGAGCTACTCTACACCTGCCTGTCGCGATCCTCCTCTCTGACTTCACAGCCACGCACAAGAAACAAACTACGCCTCCCACCACAGGGAATTCCAGCCTTACTCAATCCAACTATGTGAGACTGTCTAGAAAATATCCTCTTTCGCAACAGCATACACCTACATTATTTCAACTAACCCTTACTGTGGCAGGACACACAATTAAAATATAGACAATAAACAACATGCAACTTTATAGTTATGCAACGGTGGTCACTTTTACTTGGTAGATGATTACTGTCCAGACTTTATGGCCTCAGCCTTATGAGGCCAAGTGAGATTTGTTAACTGCCTTATAAACTGGACCCCTCTCTGCTACCGGTCAGTCTAGTTTGGAGACAGTGACAGACTTGTATTGCTTACTGCCACTTTCCGTCCTGACACCTTAGCCTACATATGTTTTGTCTCAGTTGCTTACACAATATTACCAGGCTTATCTGCTTATAAACTCAAAACCATAACACCATCTAGCTCTGTGGTTCAGGTCAAAACACTGCGCAAAATTGCCTAAACATGGCCAAGACTCCAGTTAGCATGTAAccagttaacatgttagcatgttgaCTGTTATCATTGGCAACCTAGCGAGTGGTGTCAGACAGTGCATCCTCTTTGGGTAGTAGCTCATTGGTGTTGGAGCAAAAACATAATGCTCCAACTGGAACTGGCTTCTCATGATGTGGCCTGTGCTCCAAGCCAGACTCGACCACAGGGCCTCATGAGATCAACCAATTTGCTACAAAGCACATGCAGATCTGACCATCGAAACCGTGAAAAAGCTGACCAGATCAGTGACCTCAgaattgacccccccccccccaccgacATACAGCAACTGATAAagcactcgctgtttaaagtccaTCTGTCTTACCTGAGGCGAACACTCTGGTCCTGCGGTCTCTACtcacttctcctccttctccttcctcctcctcctcctcttcctcctcctctcgtctctctttcttctccgtCTTGCGgatccccctcctcctcagccGCGCTTCTGTGCCCAGATCCCGAAAGCTGTTGGTGCTCAGTATCACACATTTCTCCCCCTTCTTAATCTCCGCCacgcccccctccctccccccctccccctgccacTGCCACTGCCACTGCCACGGCCTCCCTCTCCACGGACGAGTCACGGGACTGTGACGGCGCCTCGGTCGACTTTGCTTCGGAGTCGGTGTTTGCCTCTTGCCCCGACCCCTCTCCTTCCCCTGCACCCACCTCTTCCTCTCGTGCCTTTTTATCTTCCTCCacctctatgtgtatgtgtgtgctcgcccctgtctgtgtgtcagtctcCACAGCCATCTCGCGCGTGTCACTCTCCCCATGCAGCTCTGCCTCCATGTCCGCATGCACGTCGACGTGTGTTAAACTCCCAGCATGCACCACACTACCTCTCGGCTCCTCCCAGCGTGCCagttctttctcctcctcctcctcctcacctagCGGCGGCTGTGGCTCAGAGTCTGAGTCCCGTGCTTCTAGTCTCTTCTGGACTGTGACGTAGACTGGCATCGGCATCGGCCCCGGTGCCGGTAGGCCCTCGGACGCCTGGTTTGGATCGGCGGGCCTCTTAGTCCGAGCCTCGGACGCCCCCTCTAACCCTGGGTCATCGGTGTAGCCGAGGATCTCTCGCACCACGCTCTTGGCCCACTTGAGGTGCGGCGCCTGGGAGTGGCGCTTCATCTCCTGCGCTGTAGCCCAGATCTCTCCATCCCCACTGGGCTGCTCCGCGGTGGGTCCCACTTCCTGTCTCCCGTCTTTTATAACGGCGTACCCATAATCCTCCAGCCCACCAGGCTCGTCTGTGCCCACAGGTGGGTGTGCAGTGGGCTCTGGGGAGGAGTTTGCGTTGATTTGGTCATCTGACGATGCGGTCACCTCCTCCTGCACATGCTCATTAGAGAGTGATTGTCTCTCCGGCTCCTTCTCTGCGTCTTGCGTGTTTGGTGATTCGGCCCCATCATCCTGATCTCTGTCTTTGGACAGAGTGGGTTCCTGTTTGGGTGTTCCGTCCCCAGTGAGGTCAAGAGACCTACGGTTGTTGTACTTGAGTTTAGAGTAGTCAGTCCGAACAGCAGGCATTGATTCGAGGTTATCCAGATCAAGGTAGGCCCTTCGACTGTGCAACTCTTTTCTGGGCAGTTTGTTCCCAACCACACAGAAGACGGTGCCAGCCTTGTCTCTGTCTGACGTTGTCCTCGTGACGTcccctgtctctccccctctctgtctctcatgacCTCTCTGCGACTGCCTGGTGGCATCATCTCGAACCCCGCCATCCCAGAATTCCTTGCAGTCCTCGAaattgtcctcctcctcctcccctccgctAGAGACGGTCACAAAGCCGTCCTCCACAGAAGGCGACGTCCGCCACACGCCCAGTACCTCTCCGTCGCTCAGCCCTtcgctcccctcctccctctctcggtCGCTCTCCTCCGTTACATTGGCCTCCCTCTCGTCCGTGCTCCCTGACTCGGAGCCCCCTCCCTCCTCAGGCCCACCCCCATCTCGGCCGCGGTTCCCTGCAAACTCTTCGGCTCTCTCCAGCATGCGGTACTTGTCCTGCAGGCCCTGGCTAGCCGCCTCTGGCTCTCTGGCTGCCGCCTCCCTCATGCTCACGAGCAGCTCCTCCTCTTGCGAAGACTCCCGCGAGGCTCTTGTTCTCTCGGAGCCTGGCACCAGCCACATTCTCCTCATGGTCCTCCCCTCTGGCCTCTCGCCTGCCCGCTCGTCCCGGTCAGCTCCCATCTTGTCCATttcattctttttctctctctcatcttgaccggtcacactcctcctctctccctcctgtgccGTCGTGTCCTGGCTCTCAGGCCTCTTGTGTTCTCCCTGGACTGGCTCTCTTggcctcctcctctctcgctctggAGTGCCCTCCTGTCCGGTCTCTCGGCCTTCGTTGCTGTCCCTTGCTCCTCTCCTCCGGCGCTCGTTCTCCAGGTCACTCCCGCCTGACATCCACTCCCCACTGCTTGAGGCCCGTGACTGCACCCTGAGCTCCCCACTGCTTGAGGCCCGTGACTGCACCCTGAGCTCCCCACTGCTTGAGGCCCATGACTGAGCCCTGAGCTGGTCACTGCTCGGCTGGGTTCTAAACTGGGCACTCCTTGGTGATGGACTCCCTCCGTCCTCCCCTTCCCTTgccctctctctcggtctcctctgctccctctccctctctgcaggGCGCTCGCCCTCTCTGCGTCGGCCCACGTTTTCATCTCGTGGGTACGGTCGGccaccttccctctctctgccactccTGTCATCCCTCCCCCTGCGCAGTGTGTCACTAAATTCATCCCTCCGCTTGTCCACAGCTCTGTCTGTGTCCCTCCCGCGCCCCCTCGGTCTGTCCCGCTCGTACCCGTCCCTCCCTCGCCCCCTCGGTCTGTCCCGCTCGTAATACCCGTCCCTATTTctgcctgtttctctctctctctccctctctctatctctctgtctctctctttctctcctctcatctccttcgTTGTCTCCCTCGCTCCTGCTGTGCTTGTGTTGCAGAGTCGCTGTGTATTCCACTCTTGCCCTAACGTTCCCTCTATTGCccccatcactctctccctcgctccttgCATCCCTCCGTCCCTCTCTCATGTACTCCTTCCCGTCCTTGTTACCCCCTCTTGGCCtgtccacccctctctcttcctccgtcGCTCTCTGTCGTCGGGGAGAGTAAGAGCGATTTGCTCGGTCACTCGCTCttggtcttcctctctctcgttcCATCTCCCGTGGTCCACGTGGGTCATTGCCCTCGGGGTTGCGCTCACGCCTCCTCTCTTGGCCGCTGGGGTCATATGCCCTCACTTGCTCCCTCTCCAAGCTTCTCTGCACGTTCTGCTTCCAGTCCTCTATCAgctgccctctctccctcttcctccgcctctcctcctcccggTACCTCTGGATGTCCTTGTCCCTCCTCTGGGCCATCTCTCGGTCACTTTCTCTGCTGCGGTCCCCTCCACGCCCTGTCCTTGCCTGGCGCTCTTGGCTTGTGCCTGTgcccctctccacctcccagtctctcctcttcctctcgtgCTCCGGGATGATGTTGGCTCTTCTGTCTGGCTCTCGGCTGGGCTTCCTCATCCTGGGGAAGGTGTCTCCTttcgccctctctccctccaagtCCACCACTGGGCCTGACTCCAGCATGGACAGCAATCTGCCGTTGGGACGCTTGGGtgtctcttgctctctgcgtcggtctctctctgcctctccccctcGTCCTTTGAAGGTGGTGaagctcagctctctctctcgggtCCAGCCCCGGGCGTCTGGTTCTGGGTCCCTTGGCCTTTCGCTTGCCCGGCGTGTGGCGTGTGGGCTGACATCGTGTCCACCCCGCTCTGCTGTTCGCAGCGTGTCCGCGTGAGTCAAGTTGGTGCGTCTGGTTTCCATGGCTACATACTTTCCTTAAACCTGTGGTGGCAGAAAAGCATGCCATTAATTAACTGCTTTTTCTCAGGTCAAGCCATAAGAAGAACACCTTCTTATTGCATTTGACTCAACAAAATGAAGAACATCCTTCTTATTGCATTTGGCTCAACAAAATGGTGACAAAATGACAGGGAGCTCCATGTCCTTTAGAGATGTATTAATGTTTTAAATGAGTCTTAAGATCATTCAGTTTGCAGCTGAAATGTGGCCAAAGGATATTTTTCCCACTCTCGACAGGACATCTTTCTTACCATCAGCTAAAGGCATGTGCCTTGCAAGGAAAACTGCACTGTCTGTTATGCTTTCCTAGCCAAAAAATGCCATGGCATGGAACTTTTATGAAAACAGTGACTACATCATGCAACAACTTTGTGGATTATAGGCAAAATGCAAATTGACACATTTTCTGGCTAATGGGGCTTATTTAAATGACTGATATAAGTCAAACTTTTAATagcaaaaataattttaaaCAAAATATGAGAAGCCGGATAACAGACCACCAAGCTGCAAGAGCCTCAACTTGTGCATGGTAAATGAACTATAAGACCTGCATACCTGCATATGACATAATTTCCTATCACATACCAAACTGATGTTAAGGATAAATTCACTGCATAGATTTCTAACACTGTCTTTCCAGTTCAGTTTTGTGTATTCACACAAGTTCACTGAATTCATTCTCCCTCCCATTCAACAAATCCCCTCAACAATGTGAAAGGAACAGTCCTAAAATGGCTGTTGAACTGCAAATGACTTTTTTCTCTAAATATGCTTGCAAGTGAAGAATGCAAGCGGTAATACACAGGGCCtaacagggggagagagagagagagagagagagggagagagagagagagaaggagactaTTACAACATGGTGGACTGACACCCAACTTGGTGAATCACAGGAAACAGACATGCATGACCAGATTTTGTCACATTAAACCACTTTAAACAGGAAAAAGGGTCACTGAGTGTGAAAGCCACACTCACTGGTCATTAATGACAGCAGCAAATCTCAGTGTCACCACTGGTAACCTGATAGTTGTGGTAACCGATAGTTGTGGACAGTATGTGTAATTTAGTGGTTAGTAGAGGTAGAGGGGGGGGGAAAGGCAGTCTAGCTGAGCAGAGAACTCACCTGAGTTTGGTATTTGGGGAGATCACGTCTCTCCCCCACCGCTGTGTCGCTCCTCTGTCTCAGAAGATTTCTCAGAGGCTAGCAGGAGttgcacaatacacacacattccacataTCTGTCTTGCTTTCCGCAGTGAGTGCTCAAAGGCCAGCCTCTCGTCTCCACGCCAAGGTGCGTTTGCCTGTTTCGTTCGAAACTTTCATCCAGTGCCTTGCCCAAGCCAAGACTTGTTTGCACAAATTCTAACTCCAAAGAAACAAATGTTTAGACCACCACAAGAGTCTCTCCCCCCTCCGTTCCTCTGttcctcccttttctctctcactctctctcttctcttttttctccctttcgGTTTGGCCCCCTCCTACCTCCCTCCTCAAATTCCCAAACAAGTCTGAACAGATTGACACTTatctcacccctcctctccttgcttctctctctctctctctctctctctccttctctgtctctctctctctctctctctctccgctcagTATTGTTTCACAGTCGAGTACATCTCATCGTGAAGGCAGTTTTCTTTAAAcagtctccccctcctcctctctccactcgacCCTGTGGTGTTTAGTTAGTGTTGATCTGAGATTGCgccagagctctctctctctctctctttctctctgttgctcCCTTTCTGCGTTAGTCCTGGTTGTTCACTCTCACACTGAAACAGGAAGACTACCTCTTCTTTGTCCAACACTGTGATTGGCTGCTGAAAATGTCTTGGGTGTGTCTCCAAGCTCAGACAGGTAAAGGCAGTATGTGGATCTGTATCTGGTGTGCTGTTtgaaagagggggaggggaggcatAGCCTGTCACACATAtgggttaacacacacacacacagtgaccctGCCTGCAGCCAGAAGGTAATAAAACACTAACAGCATTCTCAGAAAAACACATTCTGGGAAAAAAAACTGGGAGTCCTCAGATTTAAGATAATAAGACTCTTTCCCCAAGCTGGGCTTGGACAAGCAATATAGCACACAGACCTTAGTAGGCATTGTGAGTCATGCCTCTTAGGGTAAATTCTTCCTTTGAACTTTCTCAATTTATCAGTCAGGATGTGGAACAGAGAAAAAATACTTAATCCCTGACGACTGACAGTGTAATTTAATAGGCAATCATGTGATGTAACCATTAGCCTTAAAATAGTCTACATTATGAAATGTGCCTGGATTTATTTTGCAATGTAGCTTTTAGTGTATTTGTAAATATAAATCCTGAAAAGGCAACCCTGTCATAACATCAGTTTTAAACCaagaaagaggcagagaaaaaaatgaaataacaaaaaaacatatttaaactgGGCGGAACTGGTTTAAGCCAGATATGTGTTGAAGCAATCAGGTCCTACTTCTCATTCCCATACAAAAGGGTGTTCAGCTGTGAGTGGTGAGCTCGCACCATATCAAAGGGTGGCAGACACAcctaatggcctccttacaccaaacaactttgacaagatttgggaaagattcttaaaagagtcttttaactaatgcccccccccgccccccattcAAGCATTACTcaaaatcttgtcaaagttgtttggtgtaaggccATAAATGGGGCACATTACTGTGAGACTCGCATGCATTTAATGAAACATGTTGTGTTGGGTGCAATGTTAAAATGGTACAAATGGTGATGCCATATATATGTATTAATTGTGAAGGTGttatattggggggggggggggattacatGTAAGAACATTTTGTAAACACTGGAACATATGGCCCTGAATATAAAGCTGCAGCAAGGTTTGTGCTTTTCACACAGTCTAGCTGTGTTGCCtgagcattttatttagatttcATTCAATTTGATGTCTGGCACTTCAGCATAGTCATGTGTTGGCTTTTAACATCAAGTCGCCATAATAACAGACATTGTCTGGGATGTCTTGGAGGGTTTAATCTGGGAAATTCCATTTTCTAAGGCTGGAGGGTTTCATTTGcaccaaaataaacatttggCATAATCGCATCATGGGAAACAAACAGGTTTGCTTCAAAGGATGGTCTGAGACTGCAGAAGTTGAGTGTTGAGAGTCTGAACCGGAGTGTGTTGTCTGCCTCGGAAGATATGGTAGGCTACCAAAGATTCCTGATTTATTTAATTGTGAATACATATAGGACTCATGATaacactaaaaaaaaacctggCTAGATTCTAGATGAAAATAGTCTCCTGGATAAAAAATGCTACATGGTCTATATTCAAATGGTTTGTTGAATCAATAATCAGGCTGTTTtatttgcagtagcctattaaTATGGAGTAGGACAGTGTTTGTAAAGCCTTTTCTCAGGTCAAATATTGTAGAAAAGCCCATATAGGCTTAAGCTAACATCTTCTGAGCCACATATCAGTCTGTGTTAACTAAAACAAATGTGGCAGCAGTAAGCCTACCTGAAAACTGTTTTTGAGATAGGCCCTAGGCCTATGCTAGGCACTGTCATGGAAAGACAAAAGGCGAGTTCATTGCCGTGTATCCTTCATCCAAACTGATTTATGCAAAGTCAATGGCTTTAATGTAAATTTAAAAAGATAAGGCACATATTTGGCAACAGGCGCCAACAACGACACATTTCACCGGGGAAATAGTCAAAACTTCCTACAGCCACGCTCTCATGGCATGCACTGTTACCTTGCATGATTCCAGGGGGTTAATGAGACGAGTTCCGCTTGTTACCGGACGCGCTTCATGCAGTCACATCAGAGCACGTTGGTCACATGCGCCACAGATGCTCTCAGTTGTTTAGTTTCATTTCCGCATTTGGGGAATGACAAAGTATTGGCCGTTCGCGGTACTGTTCTGAGATATATTGAGAGCCAGTTGAAATTTAAATTAACCCGGGTTGAAAATAGATCTTAGTAATATCGTGTTTTTATCTTGAGCATTCTTTCGACGATTTTAGCATGACTAATCATAACTCCTAATACTGTGGGCTGATCCCGTACGAAGGAaaactggaagtgtgtgacgtTAACCTCTCATTGTAGCAACCTTTCCCTCTACAATCTTCTTGATAGTAGGCCTATCTTCTTCACTACGGTGCAACAAAATAATTCAGGTATGACTGTAATTCGGTTTACACTAAGTACGC is a genomic window of Alosa sapidissima isolate fAloSap1 chromosome 10, fAloSap1.pri, whole genome shotgun sequence containing:
- the arhgef5 gene encoding zinc finger CCCH domain-containing protein 13 isoform X2; protein product: METRRTNLTHADTLRTAERGGHDVSPHATRRASERPRDPEPDARGWTRERELSFTTFKGRGGEAERDRRREQETPKRPNGRLLSMLESGPVVDLEGERAKGDTFPRMRKPSREPDRRANIIPEHERKRRDWEVERGTGTSQERQARTGRGGDRSRESDREMAQRRDKDIQRYREEERRRKRERGQLIEDWKQNVQRSLEREQVRAYDPSGQERRRERNPEGNDPRGPREMERERGRPRASDRANRSYSPRRQRATEEERGVDRPRGGNKDGKEYMREGRRDARSEGESDGGNRGNVRARVEYTATLQHKHSRSEGDNEGDERRERERQRDRERERERETGRNRDGYYERDRPRGRGRDTDRAVDKRRDEFSDTLRRGRDDRSGREREGGRPYPRDENVGRRREGERPAEREREQRRPRERAREGEDGGSPSPRSAQFRTQPSSDQLRAQSWASSSGELRVQSRASSSGELRVQSRASSSGEWMSGGSDLENERRRRGARDSNEGRETGQEGTPERERRRPREPVQGEHKRPESQDTTAQEGERRSVTGQDEREKKNEMDKMGADRDERAGERPEGRTMRRMWLVPGSERTRASRESSQEEELLVSMREAAAREPEAASQGLQDKYRMLERAEEFAGNRGRDGGGPEEGGGSESGSTDEREANVTEESDREREEGSEGLSDGEVLGVWRTSPSVEDGFVTVSSGGEEEEDNFEDCKEFWDGGVRDDATRQSQRGHERQRGGETGDVTRTTSDRDKAGTVFCVVGNKLPRKELHSRRAYLDLDNLESMPAVRTDYSKLKYNNRRSLDLTGDGTPKQEPTLSKDRDQDDGAESPNTQDAEKEPERQSLSNEHVQEEVTASSDDQINANSSPEPTAHPPVGTDEPGGLEDYGYAVIKDGRQEVGPTAEQPSGDGEIWATAQEMKRHSQAPHLKWAKSVVREILGYTDDPGLEGASEARTKRPADPNQASEGLPAPGPMPMPVYVTVQKRLEARDSDSEPQPPLEEENDDMRFSWNEVELRKVVDSIGRTTKKRNSKFFNSQLYQQYSEVVLNREILRQSDADTLPTHPASPCAPAAAAVQPSPAQRPLPPIPPLPHPLPSSGALSGGASTLTVPQLPPRPPSPRVSISSQTQSLWQELPSVRNSIELEEMSEDQRRLQEVRFEVVTSEASYSRSLDIVVEHFVKCKDLESFLTGQDRNWLFSRLVDVRAVSHSFLTKLEERVENNTLHFDVCDIITRHCQMFRMVYVPYLTNQSYQDKTYQRLMDENPSFKRCVEKLERSPVCQRLPLRSFLILPFQRITRLKLLVQNIVKRTAPKSDDEAQAIKAMKLLEKIIQDSNDSITQMKSIESLVSLSAKVDFECKTLPLISQSRRMVREGMVTELMDFSMKETERSVYIHLFNDYLLLSLPKEGGRFTVIDHAPVAELRAENCRVKLHSLKKNVFRLYLSRKMLLLRTGTLSDKLRWISAISSPHPEMDFTAAQDFPQMQCIRALVAQQPDELGLEKADVLLVHQESSDGWVEGTRMSDRHRGWAPKSHLESITNEKARQRNLMDIHKITTATAAL
- the arhgef5 gene encoding uncharacterized protein arhgef5 isoform X1, coding for METRRTNLTHADTLRTAERGGHDVSPHATRRASERPRDPEPDARGWTRERELSFTTFKGRGGEAERDRRREQETPKRPNGRLLSMLESGPVVDLEGERAKGDTFPRMRKPSREPDRRANIIPEHERKRRDWEVERGTGTSQERQARTGRGGDRSRESDREMAQRRDKDIQRYREEERRRKRERGQLIEDWKQNVQRSLEREQVRAYDPSGQERRRERNPEGNDPRGPREMERERGRPRASDRANRSYSPRRQRATEEERGVDRPRGGNKDGKEYMREGRRDARSEGESDGGNRGNVRARVEYTATLQHKHSRSEGDNEGDERRERERQRDRERERERETGRNRDGYYERDRPRGRGRDGYERDRPRGRGRDTDRAVDKRRDEFSDTLRRGRDDRSGREREGGRPYPRDENVGRRREGERPAEREREQRRPRERAREGEDGGSPSPRSAQFRTQPSSDQLRAQSWASSSGELRVQSRASSSGELRVQSRASSSGEWMSGGSDLENERRRRGARDSNEGRETGQEGTPERERRRPREPVQGEHKRPESQDTTAQEGERRSVTGQDEREKKNEMDKMGADRDERAGERPEGRTMRRMWLVPGSERTRASRESSQEEELLVSMREAAAREPEAASQGLQDKYRMLERAEEFAGNRGRDGGGPEEGGGSESGSTDEREANVTEESDREREEGSEGLSDGEVLGVWRTSPSVEDGFVTVSSGGEEEEDNFEDCKEFWDGGVRDDATRQSQRGHERQRGGETGDVTRTTSDRDKAGTVFCVVGNKLPRKELHSRRAYLDLDNLESMPAVRTDYSKLKYNNRRSLDLTGDGTPKQEPTLSKDRDQDDGAESPNTQDAEKEPERQSLSNEHVQEEVTASSDDQINANSSPEPTAHPPVGTDEPGGLEDYGYAVIKDGRQEVGPTAEQPSGDGEIWATAQEMKRHSQAPHLKWAKSVVREILGYTDDPGLEGASEARTKRPADPNQASEGLPAPGPMPMPVYVTVQKRLEARDSDSEPQPPLEEENDDMRFSWNEVELRKVVDSIGRTTKKRNSKFFNSQLYQQYSEVVLNREILRQSDADTLPTHPASPCAPAAAAVQPSPAQRPLPPIPPLPHPLPSSGALSGGASTLTVPQLPPRPPSPRVSISSQTQSLWQELPSVRNSIELEEMSEDQRRLQEVRFEVVTSEASYSRSLDIVVEHFVKCKDLESFLTGQDRNWLFSRLVDVRAVSHSFLTKLEERVENNTLHFDVCDIITRHCQMFRMVYVPYLTNQSYQDKTYQRLMDENPSFKRCVEKLERSPVCQRLPLRSFLILPFQRITRLKLLVQNIVKRTAPKSDDEAQAIKAMKLLEKIIQDSNDSITQMKSIESLVSLSAKVDFECKTLPLISQSRRMVREGMVTELMDFSMKETERSVYIHLFNDYLLLSLPKEGGRFTVIDHAPVAELRAENCRVKLHSLKKNVFRLYLSRKMLLLRTGTLSDKLRWISAISSPHPEMDFTAAQDFPQMQCIRALVAQQPDELGLEKADVLLVHQESSDGWVEGTRMSDRHRGWAPKSHLESITNEKARQRNLMDIHKITTATAAL
- the arhgef5 gene encoding rho guanine nucleotide exchange factor 19 isoform X3 — its product is MSGGSDLENERRRRGARDSNEGRETGQEGTPERERRRPREPVQGEHKRPESQDTTAQEGERRSVTGQDEREKKNEMDKMGADRDERAGERPEGRTMRRMWLVPGSERTRASRESSQEEELLVSMREAAAREPEAASQGLQDKYRMLERAEEFAGNRGRDGGGPEEGGGSESGSTDEREANVTEESDREREEGSEGLSDGEVLGVWRTSPSVEDGFVTVSSGGEEEEDNFEDCKEFWDGGVRDDATRQSQRGHERQRGGETGDVTRTTSDRDKAGTVFCVVGNKLPRKELHSRRAYLDLDNLESMPAVRTDYSKLKYNNRRSLDLTGDGTPKQEPTLSKDRDQDDGAESPNTQDAEKEPERQSLSNEHVQEEVTASSDDQINANSSPEPTAHPPVGTDEPGGLEDYGYAVIKDGRQEVGPTAEQPSGDGEIWATAQEMKRHSQAPHLKWAKSVVREILGYTDDPGLEGASEARTKRPADPNQASEGLPAPGPMPMPVYVTVQKRLEARDSDSEPQPPLEEENDDMRFSWNEVELRKVVDSIGRTTKKRNSKFFNSQLYQQYSEVVLNREILRQSDADTLPTHPASPCAPAAAAVQPSPAQRPLPPIPPLPHPLPSSGALSGGASTLTVPQLPPRPPSPRVSISSQTQSLWQELPSVRNSIELEEMSEDQRRLQEVRFEVVTSEASYSRSLDIVVEHFVKCKDLESFLTGQDRNWLFSRLVDVRAVSHSFLTKLEERVENNTLHFDVCDIITRHCQMFRMVYVPYLTNQSYQDKTYQRLMDENPSFKRCVEKLERSPVCQRLPLRSFLILPFQRITRLKLLVQNIVKRTAPKSDDEAQAIKAMKLLEKIIQDSNDSITQMKSIESLVSLSAKVDFECKTLPLISQSRRMVREGMVTELMDFSMKETERSVYIHLFNDYLLLSLPKEGGRFTVIDHAPVAELRAENCRVKLHSLKKNVFRLYLSRKMLLLRTGTLSDKLRWISAISSPHPEMDFTAAQDFPQMQCIRALVAQQPDELGLEKADVLLVHQESSDGWVEGTRMSDRHRGWAPKSHLESITNEKARQRNLMDIHKITTATAAL